The [Actinobacillus] rossii genome contains a region encoding:
- a CDS encoding Protein of uncharacterised function (DUF3164): MSKVTIDDKTYWQDAKGGLTPDELVKPIDKERDALVQEWIEKGKVLSQQIAEFKGCVFGDIQAFIELSAEKYDAKLGGNKGNITLFSYDGKYKIQRAINDHLQFDERIQAAKVLIDECLNEWSVGSRPELKALIEHAFNVDKEGNLNTSRILGLRRVDIQDPRWLNAMQAISESVQIVSSKAYVRLYERVGDSDQYVPISLDIASS; this comes from the coding sequence ATGAGCAAAGTGACGATTGACGATAAAACCTATTGGCAAGATGCCAAAGGTGGTTTAACACCTGATGAGTTGGTTAAACCTATTGATAAAGAACGTGATGCATTAGTACAAGAATGGATTGAGAAAGGCAAAGTTTTAAGCCAACAAATTGCTGAATTTAAAGGCTGTGTGTTTGGTGATATTCAAGCCTTTATTGAGTTAAGCGCAGAAAAATACGATGCCAAACTGGGCGGAAATAAAGGCAATATCACGCTTTTTAGCTATGACGGCAAATACAAAATTCAGCGCGCTATTAATGACCACCTACAATTTGATGAACGTATTCAAGCGGCAAAAGTGCTGATTGATGAATGTTTAAATGAATGGTCAGTGGGTTCACGCCCTGAATTAAAAGCCCTTATTGAACATGCGTTTAACGTGGATAAAGAAGGTAATTTAAACACTAGTCGAATTCTAGGGCTACGTCGTGTAGATATTCAAGATCCACGTTGGTTAAACGCTATGCAAGCCATTAGTGAAAGTGTGCAAATAGTGAGTTCAAAAGCCTATGTGCGGTTATATGAGCGTGTTGGTGACAGTGATCAATATGTACCTATCTCGTTAGATATAGCAAGTAGTTAA
- a CDS encoding Mu B transposition protein, C terminal, producing the protein MTLTDQIKPLLEQDIFTQREIAQQAGISTGALSTYLKGTYTGNIENVETALSNWLATREKKEKVFVEAPHFIEIPTAEKVFFSLDAARICKTIVPIYGASGVGKTKACQEYKKRYQNVWMITISPSRAGLGAFLYELALELGIKDAPRRKDTLSRLIYEKVKGTAGLIIVDESDHLTYDAIEELRYLQEKADIGFALIGNDKVYTKMQGGINQAHEYARLWTRLGKPTPIKASTKGDIKAIAQAWGLDITDKDLMTVLYDIGGKAGGLRALTQYLRLAGMTAKGQGTVITLDLILTAQAQMKGANQ; encoded by the coding sequence ATGACACTAACTGACCAAATCAAACCACTCTTAGAGCAGGACATTTTTACCCAACGCGAAATCGCCCAACAAGCGGGCATTTCTACCGGGGCATTAAGTACTTACTTAAAAGGCACTTATACAGGCAACATCGAAAATGTTGAAACAGCCCTATCCAACTGGTTGGCGACACGTGAAAAGAAGGAAAAAGTGTTTGTTGAAGCCCCTCATTTTATTGAAATTCCAACAGCAGAAAAAGTGTTTTTCTCTTTAGATGCCGCACGAATCTGTAAAACCATTGTTCCGATCTATGGTGCAAGTGGTGTGGGAAAAACCAAAGCCTGTCAAGAATATAAAAAACGTTATCAGAATGTGTGGATGATTACAATCAGTCCAAGCCGTGCAGGTCTTGGTGCATTCCTATATGAATTAGCGCTAGAGTTGGGCATTAAAGATGCACCACGCCGCAAAGATACCTTAAGCCGCCTGATTTACGAAAAAGTAAAAGGAACAGCGGGATTAATCATTGTGGATGAAAGCGATCATTTGACTTATGACGCCATTGAAGAATTACGTTATTTACAAGAAAAAGCCGATATTGGTTTTGCTTTAATCGGTAATGATAAGGTCTACACCAAAATGCAAGGCGGTATAAACCAAGCGCATGAATATGCCCGTTTATGGACAAGGCTGGGAAAACCCACCCCGATTAAAGCCAGTACAAAAGGCGATATTAAAGCCATTGCACAGGCTTGGGGCTTAGATATTACTGATAAAGATTTAATGACCGTGCTTTATGACATCGGTGGTAAAGCAGGCGGTTTGCGTGCCTTAACTCAATATTTGCGCCTTGCCGGAATGACTGCCAAAGGACAAGGCACAGTGATCACTTTAGACCTGATTTTAACTGCTCAAGCACAAATGAAAGGAGCGAACCAATGA
- a CDS encoding Bacteriophage Mu transposase, which translates to MKDWFSAPEIAGITGKTPQGINKRAKKENWLKQQIQGKQGISFEYSFGSLPKDIQAQILLNSKQSAVTTSPVLETAPKKPLNYLPEVIWAPFDKATDAQRAKAQARLKPVTAFADLLLHGQTFDTALNLVATEFDVAEGSLKRWYYHVKPFERSDWLPRLLPSYGRRKGKDAEFTEAAWESFKADYFRNEQPQFGSCYERLKRAAKEQGWIIPSASSVKRKIEREIPKLQQVFLRKGEHAVMEYYPSMRRTVEDIEALEWINGDGYQHNVFVRWHNGEIVRPKTWIWQDIRTRKILAWRTDLSENSDTIRLSMMDLIWKYGIPKKCTIDNTRAAANKWMTGGVQNRYRFKVKEDDVIGIIPLLGIELLWTSVQFGKGHGQAKPIERAFSHGGLGELVDKHPSLAGFYAGDNIYNKPDNYNGGKDGVDYGTFIMALEDGIRTFNEREGRKTEICQGVYSFSQVFERDYANAHIRKASHEQMRFLMLMSEAVSLKKDGTFELDAGGKVNNRKNRYLSTELIASSHRKVVVKFDPQDLHNRVWVYSLEGVFLAEAECLEAVAFGDKAAGREHDKARKQFVKANKAAAKAQLTMNAQEAARFQSQFEEEEPPEPKIIELLQREGSTVRKVVTELEDDEINEFEQGWQKGLAMLKREKGL; encoded by the coding sequence ATGAAAGATTGGTTTTCAGCCCCTGAAATAGCAGGTATTACAGGGAAAACACCGCAAGGAATAAATAAAAGAGCCAAAAAGGAAAACTGGCTAAAACAACAAATTCAAGGAAAACAAGGAATCAGTTTTGAATACTCATTTGGATCTTTACCGAAAGATATTCAAGCTCAAATTCTTCTAAATTCCAAACAAAGTGCGGTCACTACTTCCCCCGTTTTAGAAACCGCACCAAAGAAACCCTTGAACTATCTGCCCGAAGTGATTTGGGCACCGTTTGACAAAGCAACGGATGCACAACGTGCGAAAGCACAGGCAAGGTTAAAACCTGTCACCGCCTTTGCGGATTTGTTGTTACACGGTCAGACATTCGATACGGCATTGAACTTGGTGGCAACAGAGTTTGATGTGGCGGAAGGCTCACTGAAACGTTGGTATTACCACGTGAAACCCTTTGAACGTAGTGATTGGTTGCCACGCTTGTTGCCAAGTTATGGCAGACGCAAAGGCAAAGACGCAGAATTTACCGAAGCCGCGTGGGAAAGTTTTAAAGCAGATTATTTCCGCAACGAACAACCGCAGTTTGGCAGTTGTTATGAACGATTGAAACGCGCAGCAAAAGAACAAGGCTGGATCATCCCCTCCGCCAGTTCGGTGAAACGCAAAATTGAACGTGAAATCCCGAAACTGCAGCAAGTGTTTTTACGTAAAGGCGAACACGCTGTAATGGAATATTACCCATCCATGCGACGCACGGTGGAAGACATTGAAGCCCTTGAATGGATCAACGGCGACGGCTATCAACACAATGTGTTCGTGCGTTGGCATAACGGCGAGATTGTTCGCCCGAAAACCTGGATTTGGCAAGATATTCGCACCCGCAAAATCTTGGCGTGGCGTACGGATTTAAGCGAAAACTCAGACACCATTCGCCTATCAATGATGGATTTAATTTGGAAATACGGCATCCCGAAAAAATGCACCATTGATAACACAAGGGCTGCAGCAAACAAATGGATGACAGGCGGTGTGCAAAACCGTTATCGGTTCAAAGTGAAAGAAGATGACGTGATAGGGATTATCCCGTTACTTGGTATCGAATTGTTATGGACTTCCGTGCAATTCGGCAAAGGACACGGACAAGCAAAACCAATAGAACGTGCCTTTTCCCACGGTGGTTTAGGCGAATTAGTCGATAAGCACCCTAGTCTTGCAGGGTTTTATGCCGGTGACAACATCTACAACAAGCCCGACAACTACAACGGCGGCAAAGACGGTGTGGATTACGGCACATTCATTATGGCACTTGAAGACGGCATTCGCACCTTTAACGAACGTGAAGGACGTAAAACCGAAATCTGCCAAGGGGTTTACAGCTTTAGTCAAGTCTTTGAACGGGATTATGCCAACGCTCATATTCGCAAAGCAAGCCATGAACAAATGCGCTTTTTAATGTTGATGAGTGAAGCGGTCAGCCTGAAAAAAGACGGCACGTTTGAGTTAGACGCAGGTGGCAAGGTAAACAACCGTAAAAACCGCTATTTAAGCACGGAATTAATCGCCAGTTCGCACCGCAAAGTGGTGGTGAAATTCGACCCGCAAGATTTACATAACAGAGTGTGGGTTTACAGCTTGGAGGGCGTATTTTTGGCAGAAGCAGAATGTCTTGAAGCGGTGGCATTTGGTGATAAAGCGGCAGGACGTGAACACGATAAAGCCCGCAAACAATTTGTGAAAGCCAATAAAGCCGCAGCTAAAGCACAGCTCACTATGAATGCGCAAGAAGCTGCCCGATTCCAGTCTCAATTTGAGGAAGAAGAACCACCAGAGCCGAAAATTATTGAGCTGTTACAACGTGAGGGTTCAACGGTACGTAAGGTCGTCACCGAACTGGAAGATGACGAAATCAACGAATTTGAGCAAGGCTGGCAAAAAGGGCTAGCCATGCTGAAGAGAGAAAAAGGGCTTTAA
- a CDS encoding putative transcriptional regulator, Nlp gives MRKSKKDMHRAFIVAAIKEKGSTLAKLSENAGLHPRTLGNALDRKYPKGEKIIADFIGMTPQEIWPSRYPE, from the coding sequence ATGAGAAAGAGTAAAAAGGATATGCACCGAGCGTTTATCGTGGCTGCCATCAAAGAGAAAGGTAGCACTCTTGCAAAGCTTTCTGAGAACGCAGGATTACATCCTAGAACTTTGGGAAACGCTTTAGATCGCAAATATCCTAAAGGGGAGAAAATCATCGCTGATTTCATTGGTATGACACCACAAGAAATATGGCCTTCTCGTTACCCTGAATAA
- a CDS encoding putative phage repressor: MRNSKEWFSASELTHYEGLPNSPQGINKKARTNNWLKRERDGVQGGAVEYHYSSLPATVQKQLGFDVAEPVAKNVRSTTAYSRVVAEPLEQVPFYHTFASAGFGAVNTGVYTPDDYIGLSTQWLNLKGLRKSSLSFILAEGDSMWPTINNGDMILIDHSRNTPKDGKIYVVRSGDQLWVKRIQGIIGGIRLISDNKDVYGPVDVIFNDALDFEVIGQVVFVGHYLN; encoded by the coding sequence ATGAGAAACTCTAAAGAATGGTTTTCAGCGAGCGAATTAACTCACTATGAAGGGCTTCCTAATTCGCCCCAAGGGATAAACAAAAAAGCAAGAACAAATAATTGGCTAAAACGAGAAAGAGATGGGGTTCAGGGTGGTGCAGTTGAATATCACTATTCATCATTACCCGCCACTGTGCAGAAACAGCTGGGCTTTGATGTGGCGGAGCCAGTTGCGAAAAATGTGAGAAGTACGACCGCTTATAGCCGCGTAGTGGCAGAACCCTTAGAACAAGTGCCGTTCTATCACACTTTCGCTTCTGCTGGCTTTGGTGCGGTAAATACAGGCGTGTACACCCCTGATGATTACATCGGCTTAAGCACGCAATGGCTTAACTTAAAAGGGTTGCGGAAATCATCACTCAGCTTTATTCTTGCCGAAGGTGATTCAATGTGGCCGACTATCAACAATGGCGACATGATACTCATCGACCATTCACGCAACACACCTAAAGACGGCAAGATTTATGTGGTGCGTTCGGGCGATCAACTTTGGGTTAAACGTATTCAGGGCATCATTGGCGGTATTCGCTTAATTAGCGATAATAAAGATGTCTATGGTCCTGTAGATGTGATTTTTAACGATGCACTTGATTTCGAAGTAATTGGGCAAGTAGTTTTTGTTGGGCATTATTTAAATTAA
- the lnt gene encoding apolipoprotein N-acyltransferase: MSNLLTYIIALVSGGIGVFAFSPYDYWIVAYISVLGLIYIAKTPQKRTALWATFLWGVSFFSIGTSWLHVSIHQFGGSPLWLSYALVVLLAAYLTLYPILFTYIIQRFQVKSAVIFAVVWTFTEFLRGWVFTGFPWLQFGYSQIDSPFYGLAPLFGVTGLTFFTVWVSAVIFNGISALFTPQKKWNITLANLITLVIVGGLSIYSSQKNYVNTQNENAIIVTLAQGNIEQSLKWDPEYLNSTLEIYSRQIAENLGKSDLIILPESALPTLENHIQPFFDAIKQAAQKQNTDVMIGTVYRDNHIGKLLNSIVVVDKDYQAETAQRYNKHHLVPFGEYVPLENILRPLGSVFNLPMSAFQQGDAIQTPLKAKNTLFTPAICYEIILGEQLRRNLAGQAGFILTVSNDAWFGDSHGPWQHLQMARMRALELGRPLIRATNTGISVFINERGKIIAQAPQFTETTLTQSIAPTAGWTPYAKLGDMPLYILSVVFVALRGLGRMLLKYSKQKSQ; encoded by the coding sequence ATGAGTAACTTACTCACTTATATCATTGCGCTAGTTTCAGGGGGAATAGGGGTATTTGCCTTTTCCCCTTACGATTATTGGATTGTTGCCTATATATCGGTACTTGGGCTAATTTATATTGCTAAAACACCACAAAAACGCACCGCACTTTGGGCGACCTTTCTTTGGGGTGTCAGCTTTTTTAGTATCGGTACAAGTTGGCTACACGTTAGTATCCACCAATTTGGTGGTTCGCCATTATGGTTGAGTTATGCATTAGTTGTATTACTAGCTGCTTATCTCACACTTTACCCCATTTTATTTACCTACATAATCCAACGTTTTCAAGTAAAAAGTGCGGTTATTTTTGCTGTGGTTTGGACGTTCACCGAATTTCTACGTGGCTGGGTGTTTACGGGCTTTCCTTGGCTCCAATTTGGTTACAGCCAAATTGATAGTCCATTTTATGGGTTAGCGCCACTCTTTGGGGTAACCGGTTTAACATTTTTTACAGTATGGGTAAGTGCGGTTATTTTCAACGGTATTTCTGCGTTATTTACTCCTCAAAAAAAATGGAATATCACATTAGCAAACCTGATTACGCTTGTCATTGTTGGCGGTCTGAGCATTTATTCATCACAAAAAAATTATGTGAACACCCAAAATGAAAATGCGATAATAGTGACTCTTGCGCAAGGAAATATTGAACAAAGTTTAAAATGGGATCCTGAATATCTCAATAGCACATTAGAGATTTACAGCCGTCAAATTGCGGAAAATTTAGGAAAATCGGATCTCATCATTCTACCAGAAAGTGCCTTGCCAACACTTGAGAATCATATTCAACCTTTTTTTGATGCTATCAAGCAGGCCGCACAAAAACAAAATACGGATGTCATGATCGGTACGGTTTACCGTGATAATCATATTGGCAAACTACTCAATTCCATTGTTGTGGTTGATAAGGATTACCAAGCGGAAACAGCTCAACGTTACAACAAACACCACCTTGTACCTTTTGGTGAATATGTCCCATTGGAAAATATCCTTCGCCCATTGGGTTCAGTATTTAATCTACCCATGTCCGCTTTTCAGCAAGGTGATGCCATACAGACACCATTAAAAGCCAAAAATACTCTTTTCACACCCGCCATTTGTTATGAAATTATCTTAGGCGAACAACTCCGGCGGAATTTAGCGGGACAAGCCGGTTTTATTTTAACCGTATCAAACGATGCCTGGTTTGGTGATAGTCATGGTCCTTGGCAACATCTACAAATGGCAAGAATGCGAGCTTTAGAACTTGGCAGACCACTAATTCGTGCAACCAATACCGGAATTAGTGTTTTCATTAACGAACGCGGAAAAATTATTGCACAAGCGCCACAATTTACTGAAACGACTTTAACCCAAAGCATTGCGCCAACAGCAGGCTGGACACCTTATGCTAAATTAGGCGATATGCCATTATATATATTATCGGTTGTCTTTGTGGCATTACGCGGATTAGGACGAATGTTACTGAAATACAGCAAACAAAAAAGTCAATAA
- the corC_2 gene encoding magnesium and cobalt efflux protein, giving the protein MNDEHSTHSTQTETSPKKSFFQSLFGRFFQGELKNREELVEVIRDSEQNELIDQNTREMIEGVMEIAELRVRDIMIPRAQIVFIENDQDLESCLDTIITTAHSRFPVVTEERDKVLGILHAKDLLKFLRLDAEEFDLQQLLRPVEIVPESKRVDRLLKEFRSERFHMAIVVDEFGAVSGLVTIEDILEQIVGDIEDEFDEEEIIANIRQLSRHTYAVRALTDIDDFNAQFNTHFADEEVDTIGGVIMQAFGYLPKRNEEITLENIHFKVTSADSRRIIQLRVTVTDEQLAEMEPQREEEKNNE; this is encoded by the coding sequence ATGAACGACGAGCATTCGACCCATTCAACTCAAACTGAAACCAGTCCTAAAAAATCTTTTTTCCAGTCTTTATTCGGACGCTTTTTTCAAGGTGAACTTAAAAACCGTGAAGAACTTGTAGAAGTGATTCGTGATTCGGAACAAAATGAACTTATTGACCAAAATACACGCGAAATGATAGAAGGCGTGATGGAAATCGCTGAACTTCGTGTACGCGATATTATGATTCCACGTGCCCAAATCGTGTTTATCGAAAACGATCAAGATCTAGAAAGTTGCCTTGATACCATTATCACAACCGCTCACTCACGCTTTCCCGTTGTTACAGAAGAACGTGATAAAGTATTAGGTATTCTACATGCCAAAGATTTACTGAAATTTTTACGCTTAGATGCGGAAGAATTCGATCTCCAACAGCTATTACGCCCTGTGGAAATCGTGCCTGAAAGCAAACGCGTCGATCGTCTCCTGAAAGAATTTCGTTCAGAACGTTTTCATATGGCAATTGTCGTTGATGAATTCGGTGCGGTATCCGGCTTAGTCACGATTGAAGATATTCTGGAACAAATCGTTGGCGATATTGAAGATGAATTTGATGAAGAAGAAATCATTGCGAATATTCGCCAGCTTTCACGTCATACCTACGCGGTACGAGCTCTAACAGATATTGATGATTTTAATGCGCAATTCAATACGCACTTTGCCGATGAAGAAGTGGATACAATTGGCGGTGTGATTATGCAAGCTTTCGGCTATTTGCCAAAACGTAACGAAGAGATTACGTTAGAAAATATTCATTTTAAAGTTACATCTGCAGATAGTCGCCGAATTATTCAATTACGCGTTACAGTGACAGATGAACAACTGGCAGAAATGGAACCACAAAGAGAAGAAGAGAAAAATAATGAGTAA